In Streptomyces capitiformicae, one genomic interval encodes:
- a CDS encoding purple acid phosphatase family protein has product MDIPDFGIPPQLARRMSMAEQHEYLRTKLTRRRTLVTAGAVAAGGLLTGCGDSGSSGSPSATTSAPSPATSKAPGSLVTPFGRHLAFGADPKSQMRISWQVPVSVKKPYVRIGLTPDDLSRKIEAEVRDLHTPGVQGVRLELDQYYLHAALDGLLPGTTYYYGVGHEGFDPTSPGRRSTIESFRTAPASPERFVFTAFGDQGVGKAAAANDNVILRQKPAFHLHAGDICYANVNGKGVEQDGYDPAFWDLFLKQNETVTKSVPWMVTTGNHDMEAWYSPDGYGGQLARWSLPDNGFDPRSAPGVYSFTYGNVAVVALDANDVSYEIPANYGYTGGRQTKWLDEKLAELRKAKDVDFVVVYFHHCAYSTSAHASDGGVRNEWVPVFARHQVDLVINGHNHVYERTDAIKDGEVGGAVPIGASTDPTRDGIVYVTAGGGGKDLYGFPSGVDESYEGHVTRHDTVDTFQWTKQRSSDGETVEWSRVRYRGFSFLKVEAESGSRPVLKVSALAQNGERIDHFEVRRGA; this is encoded by the coding sequence ATGGACATTCCCGACTTCGGCATTCCGCCGCAGCTCGCGCGCCGGATGAGCATGGCCGAGCAGCACGAGTACCTGCGTACGAAGCTGACGCGGCGTCGCACCCTGGTGACGGCGGGCGCGGTGGCGGCGGGCGGACTGCTGACCGGCTGCGGCGACTCCGGATCGTCGGGCTCGCCGAGCGCCACGACCTCGGCCCCGTCGCCCGCCACCTCCAAGGCGCCGGGCTCGCTCGTCACCCCCTTCGGCCGTCATCTCGCCTTCGGCGCCGACCCGAAGTCGCAGATGCGGATCTCCTGGCAGGTGCCGGTCTCGGTGAAGAAGCCGTACGTCCGGATCGGCCTGACCCCCGACGACCTGAGCCGGAAGATCGAGGCCGAGGTACGCGACCTGCACACGCCGGGCGTCCAGGGCGTGCGCCTCGAACTGGACCAGTACTACCTGCACGCGGCCCTGGACGGCCTGCTCCCCGGTACGACGTACTACTACGGCGTCGGCCACGAGGGTTTCGACCCGACCTCGCCGGGCCGCAGGTCGACGATCGAGTCGTTCCGTACGGCGCCGGCGAGCCCGGAGAGGTTCGTGTTCACGGCGTTCGGCGACCAGGGTGTCGGCAAGGCCGCGGCCGCCAACGACAATGTCATCCTCCGTCAGAAGCCCGCCTTCCACCTCCACGCGGGCGACATCTGCTACGCGAACGTGAACGGCAAGGGCGTGGAGCAGGACGGATACGACCCCGCCTTCTGGGACCTGTTCCTCAAGCAGAACGAGACGGTCACCAAGTCCGTGCCCTGGATGGTGACGACCGGCAACCACGACATGGAGGCCTGGTACTCACCGGACGGCTACGGCGGCCAGCTCGCCCGCTGGTCCCTCCCGGACAACGGCTTCGACCCGCGCTCGGCGCCGGGCGTGTACTCGTTCACCTACGGAAACGTCGCCGTCGTCGCGCTGGACGCGAATGACGTGTCGTACGAGATCCCCGCCAACTACGGCTACACCGGCGGCCGGCAGACGAAGTGGCTGGACGAGAAGCTGGCCGAGCTGCGGAAGGCGAAGGACGTCGACTTCGTCGTCGTCTACTTCCACCACTGCGCGTACTCGACATCGGCGCACGCCTCCGACGGCGGGGTGCGGAACGAGTGGGTGCCGGTGTTCGCCAGGCACCAGGTGGACCTGGTGATCAACGGCCACAACCATGTGTACGAGCGCACGGACGCCATCAAGGACGGCGAGGTCGGCGGGGCGGTGCCGATCGGCGCGTCGACCGACCCGACACGGGACGGGATCGTGTACGTCACGGCGGGCGGCGGCGGCAAGGATCTGTACGGCTTCCCGTCGGGCGTCGACGAGAGCTACGAGGGGCACGTCACGCGCCACGACACCGTCGACACCTTCCAGTGGACCAAGCAGCGCTCCTCCGACGGGGAGACCGTGGAGTGGTCGCGCGTGCGCTACCGGGGCTTCTCCTTCCTCAAGGTGGAGGCGGAGAGCGGCTCCAGGCCCGTCCTGAAGGTGTCGGCGCTGGCGCAGAACGGCGAGCGCATCGACCATTTCGAGGTGCGGCGCGGCGCGTAA
- a CDS encoding 3-isopropylmalate dehydrogenase, whose product MSRSLNLAVIPGDGIGQEVVAQGLKVLSAVLPQDVKLETKEYDFGAKRYHATGETLTEADLESLKQHDAILLGAIGDPSVPSGVLERGFLLKLRFAFDHHVNLRPSKLLPGVETPLKGQPAIDFVVVREGTEGPYTGNGGTIRKGTEHEVATEVSVNTAFGVERVVRDAFARAQARPRKKLALIHKNNVLTFAGHLWTNIFNKVAEEFPEITTEYMHVDAATIYLVTQPERFDVIVTDNLFGDIITDLAAAVSGGIGVAASGNINPSGEFPSMFEPVHGSAPDIAGQGKADPSATVLSVALLLRHLGYEAEAATIEDAVSADLAERVGKPARSTDEIGDALVVRVAG is encoded by the coding sequence ATGTCTCGCAGCCTCAATCTCGCAGTGATCCCCGGTGACGGCATCGGTCAGGAAGTCGTGGCCCAGGGGCTCAAGGTCCTCTCCGCCGTCCTTCCGCAGGATGTGAAGCTGGAGACCAAGGAATACGACTTCGGTGCCAAGCGCTACCACGCCACCGGTGAGACCCTCACCGAGGCCGACCTGGAGTCGCTCAAGCAGCACGACGCGATCCTCCTCGGCGCGATCGGCGACCCGAGCGTGCCGTCCGGGGTCCTGGAGCGAGGCTTCCTGCTGAAGCTCCGCTTCGCCTTCGACCACCACGTCAATCTGCGCCCGTCGAAGCTGCTCCCGGGTGTCGAGACCCCCCTGAAGGGTCAGCCGGCCATCGACTTCGTCGTGGTCCGCGAGGGCACCGAGGGCCCGTACACCGGCAACGGCGGCACGATCCGCAAGGGCACCGAGCACGAGGTCGCCACCGAGGTCTCCGTGAACACGGCCTTCGGTGTCGAGCGCGTGGTCCGCGACGCGTTCGCCCGCGCCCAGGCCCGCCCCCGCAAGAAGCTCGCGCTGATCCACAAGAACAACGTGCTGACCTTCGCGGGTCACCTGTGGACCAACATCTTCAACAAGGTGGCCGAGGAGTTCCCCGAAATCACCACCGAGTACATGCACGTGGACGCGGCGACCATCTACCTGGTCACGCAGCCCGAGCGCTTCGACGTGATCGTCACCGACAACCTCTTCGGCGACATCATCACCGACCTCGCCGCGGCCGTCTCCGGCGGCATCGGCGTCGCGGCCTCCGGGAACATCAACCCGAGCGGCGAGTTCCCGTCCATGTTCGAGCCCGTCCACGGCTCGGCCCCGGACATCGCCGGCCAGGGCAAGGCCGACCCCTCCGCCACGGTCCTGTCCGTCGCCCTCCTCCTGCGCCACCTCGGCTACGAGGCCGAGGCCGCAACGATCGAGGACGCCGTCTCCGCCGACCTCGCGGAGCGCGTGGGCAAGCCCGCCCGTTCGACGGACGAGATCGGCGACGCCCTCGTCGTACGAGTAGCCGGCTGA
- a CDS encoding branched-chain amino acid aminotransferase — MTTPTIELKPSASPLSDAEREAILADPGFGRHFTDHMVVIKWTEGRGWHDGQLVPYAPISLDPATMVLHYAQEIFEGLKAYRQPDGSVATFRPEKNAARFQSSARRLGMPELPVETFIEACDVLVRQDQAWVPAHGGEESLYLRPFMIATEVGLGVKPAGEYLFMVIASPAGAYFPGGVKPVSIWVSEDHVRAVPGGMGDAKTGGNYAASLLAQAEAAAEGCAQVCYLDAVERTWVEELGGMNLYFVYGDRIVTPSLTGSILEGVTRDSLLTVARDLGYTAEEGRISIDQWQTDSENGTLTEVFACGTAAVITPVGTVKRTGAQWHQSGGEPGPVTLKLREALLNIQRGTAEDTHGWMHELG; from the coding sequence ATGACGACGCCCACGATCGAGCTCAAGCCCTCGGCCTCGCCACTTTCCGACGCGGAGCGCGAGGCGATCCTGGCCGATCCCGGATTCGGCCGCCACTTCACCGACCACATGGTCGTCATCAAGTGGACCGAGGGCCGTGGCTGGCACGACGGCCAGCTCGTTCCGTACGCGCCGATCTCCCTGGACCCGGCCACGATGGTCCTGCACTACGCGCAGGAGATCTTCGAGGGGCTGAAGGCCTACCGGCAGCCCGACGGGTCCGTCGCCACGTTCCGTCCGGAGAAGAACGCGGCGCGCTTCCAGTCCTCCGCGCGCCGGCTCGGTATGCCGGAGCTGCCGGTCGAGACGTTCATCGAGGCGTGTGACGTGCTGGTGCGGCAGGACCAGGCCTGGGTCCCGGCGCACGGCGGCGAGGAGTCCCTCTACCTGCGCCCCTTCATGATCGCCACCGAGGTCGGCCTCGGCGTCAAGCCGGCGGGCGAGTACCTCTTCATGGTCATCGCCTCCCCGGCCGGCGCCTACTTCCCCGGCGGCGTCAAGCCCGTCTCCATCTGGGTCTCCGAGGACCACGTCCGCGCCGTCCCCGGCGGCATGGGCGACGCCAAGACCGGCGGCAACTACGCCGCCTCCCTCCTCGCCCAGGCCGAGGCCGCCGCCGAGGGCTGCGCCCAGGTCTGCTACCTCGACGCGGTCGAGCGCACGTGGGTCGAGGAACTCGGCGGCATGAACCTGTACTTCGTGTACGGCGACCGCATCGTCACGCCCTCCCTCACCGGCTCGATCCTGGAGGGCGTGACGCGCGACTCGCTGCTCACGGTCGCCCGCGACCTCGGCTACACCGCCGAGGAGGGCCGCATCTCCATCGACCAGTGGCAGACCGACTCCGAGAACGGCACCCTCACCGAGGTCTTCGCCTGCGGCACCGCCGCCGTCATCACCCCCGTCGGCACGGTCAAGCGCACCGGCGCCCAGTGGCACCAGTCCGGCGGCGAACCCGGCCCCGTCACCCTCAAACTCCGCGAAGCCCTCCTGAACATCCAGCGCGGCACGGCCGAGGACACCCACGGCTGGATGCACGAACTGGGCTGA
- a CDS encoding GAF domain-containing protein, with product MAVAVVSVWADGAQGNDKRLWALIAGVCAFGVVLITHLERRLVEKGRARAELRAAEAEAHLTQAYSTALQPLSDRVRQLTTLYGSVARLPASTPAQTVSDIERERRQILDAVLFAAVTLTAPPVGPTFVPRARCSFYLYDAATGDFTLEGTQPGHRTPRSVIDPVGAAHMRNEILGGGGKTFRIDGKNEPHSYLIPVGTGYKAVIAVPVIHGTEKVGILSVDAPEYSDFTGAHVTLMESLANILAASYALK from the coding sequence GTGGCGGTTGCCGTTGTCTCCGTGTGGGCGGACGGCGCCCAGGGGAACGACAAGAGGCTCTGGGCCCTCATAGCAGGCGTCTGCGCCTTCGGCGTCGTGTTGATCACCCACCTCGAGAGACGCCTGGTGGAGAAGGGGAGGGCGCGTGCCGAGCTGCGGGCCGCCGAGGCCGAGGCACACCTGACACAGGCGTACTCGACGGCGCTGCAGCCCCTGAGTGACAGAGTCCGGCAGCTGACCACGCTCTATGGGAGCGTGGCCCGCCTGCCGGCCTCCACGCCCGCGCAGACTGTGTCCGACATCGAGCGCGAGCGCAGGCAGATCCTCGACGCGGTCCTCTTCGCGGCTGTCACCCTCACTGCCCCACCGGTCGGGCCGACCTTCGTGCCGCGGGCGCGGTGCAGCTTCTACCTGTACGACGCCGCGACGGGCGACTTCACACTGGAAGGCACCCAACCCGGGCACCGGACGCCCAGGAGCGTCATCGACCCCGTCGGCGCCGCGCACATGAGGAACGAGATCCTGGGTGGCGGCGGAAAGACCTTCAGGATCGACGGCAAGAACGAGCCGCACTCCTATCTGATCCCGGTCGGGACGGGGTACAAGGCGGTCATCGCCGTACCCGTCATCCACGGCACGGAGAAGGTGGGCATCCTCTCCGTCGACGCGCCCGAGTACTCGGACTTCACCGGCGCACATGTCACGCTCATGGAGTCATTGGCCAACATTCTCGCGGCGTCCTACGCCCTGAAGTAG
- the cimA gene encoding citramalate synthase, translated as MTVTSELDDSFHVFDTTLRDGAQREGINLTVADKLAIARHLDDFGVGFIEGGWPGANPRDTEFFARAKKEIDFKHAQLVAFGATRRAGGKASEDPQVKALLDSGAEVITLVAKSHDRHVELALRTTLDENLEMVRDTVSFLRSQGRRVFVDCEHFFDGYRANPEYAKSVVRAAAEAGADVVILCDTNGGMLPAQVQAVVATVLADTGARLGIHAQDDTGCAVANSLAAVDAGATHVQCTANGYGERVGNANLFPVVAALELKYGKKVLPDGHLREMTRISHAIAEVVNLTPSTHQPYVGVSAFAHKAGLHASAIKVDPDLYQHIDPEQVGNTMRMLVSDMAGRASIELKGKELGVDLGGDRELVGRVVERVKERELRGYTYEAADASFEILLRDEVAGKPQRYFRTESWRAIVEDRPDGSHANEATVKLWAKSERIVATAEGNGPVNALDRALRVALEKIYPQLAKLELVDYKVRILEGKHGTNSTTRVLISTSDGSGEWSTVGVADNVIAASWQALEDAYTYGLLRAGLDPAE; from the coding sequence ATGACGGTAACCAGCGAGCTGGACGACTCGTTCCACGTCTTCGACACCACCCTGCGCGACGGCGCCCAGCGCGAGGGCATCAACCTCACGGTCGCGGACAAGCTGGCCATCGCTCGGCACCTGGACGACTTCGGGGTGGGCTTCATCGAGGGCGGCTGGCCGGGTGCCAACCCGAGGGACACGGAGTTCTTCGCCCGGGCGAAGAAAGAGATCGACTTCAAACACGCCCAGCTCGTCGCCTTCGGCGCCACGCGCCGCGCGGGCGGCAAAGCGAGTGAGGACCCGCAGGTCAAGGCTCTCCTGGACTCGGGCGCCGAGGTGATCACCCTGGTCGCCAAGTCCCACGACCGGCATGTCGAGCTGGCGCTCCGCACCACCCTCGACGAGAACCTCGAGATGGTCCGCGACACGGTGTCCTTCCTCCGGTCGCAGGGCCGCCGCGTCTTCGTCGACTGCGAGCACTTCTTCGACGGCTACCGCGCCAACCCCGAGTACGCGAAGTCCGTCGTACGGGCCGCCGCCGAGGCCGGCGCCGACGTGGTCATCCTCTGCGACACCAACGGCGGCATGCTCCCCGCGCAGGTCCAGGCCGTCGTCGCCACCGTTCTCGCCGACACCGGCGCCCGCCTCGGCATCCACGCCCAGGACGACACCGGCTGCGCGGTCGCCAACAGCCTCGCCGCCGTCGACGCGGGCGCGACCCACGTCCAGTGCACCGCCAACGGCTACGGCGAGCGCGTAGGCAACGCCAACCTGTTCCCGGTGGTCGCCGCCCTGGAACTGAAGTACGGCAAGAAGGTCCTCCCGGACGGCCACCTCCGCGAGATGACGCGCATCTCCCACGCCATCGCCGAGGTCGTCAACCTCACCCCGTCCACGCACCAGCCGTACGTCGGTGTCTCCGCCTTCGCGCACAAGGCCGGCCTGCACGCCTCCGCGATCAAGGTCGACCCGGACCTGTACCAGCACATCGACCCCGAGCAGGTCGGCAACACCATGCGCATGCTGGTCTCCGACATGGCCGGCCGCGCCTCCATCGAGCTCAAGGGCAAGGAACTGGGTGTCGACCTCGGCGGCGACCGCGAGCTGGTCGGCCGGGTCGTCGAGCGGGTCAAGGAGCGCGAGCTGCGGGGCTACACCTACGAGGCCGCCGACGCGAGCTTCGAGATCCTGCTGCGCGACGAGGTCGCGGGCAAGCCGCAGCGCTACTTCCGCACCGAGTCCTGGCGGGCCATCGTCGAGGACCGCCCCGACGGCAGCCACGCCAACGAGGCCACGGTCAAGCTGTGGGCCAAGAGCGAGCGCATCGTCGCCACGGCCGAGGGCAACGGCCCGGTCAACGCGCTGGACAGGGCGTTGAGGGTGGCCCTGGAGAAGATCTACCCCCAGCTCGCCAAGCTGGAGCTCGTCGACTACAAGGTCCGCATCCTGGAAGGCAAGCACGGCACCAACTCCACCACCCGGGTCCTGATCTCCACCTCGGACGGCTCCGGCGAGTGGTCCACGGTCGGCGTGGCCGACAACGTGATCGCCGCGTCCTGGCAGGCCCTGGAGGACGCGTACACGTACGGCCTGCTGCGGGCGGGGTTGGACCCGGCGGAGTAG
- a CDS encoding glycoside hydrolase family 3 N-terminal domain-containing protein, whose translation MQSSMQSSMRSSTHDRSTQRTPHARRTPLLASAVLLAGLLPSPFAATATATAAGPPTVRTDAAVYPVAEGDTAHIRVTVTGTVTKPVTVTYETTADRDHTPAHGTLTFPPGTPSGSTRTITVRTLPDNSPETAETIPVKLTVTGAKAPATIPKAVIGAHGLPYLNPKLPMRKRVADLLSRMTPEEKAGQMTQAERGALATPDDITAYGLGSILSGGGSAPARNTPEAWAEMIDGFQLRALSTRLQIPLIYGVDAVHGHNNLAGATIIPHNIGLGATRDPELAHRMGELTAAETRATGIPWDFAPCLCVTRDDRWGRAYESFGEDPALVESMETIIQGLQGARDGRDLDRSDKVLATAKHFVGDGGTEYGSSTTDAYTIDQGITKVTRQELEAVHLAPYQEAVDRGVGSVMPSFSSLDILGDGKGAVKMHARADMINGALKDRMGFDGFVISDWQAIDQIPGDYASDVRTSINAGLDMIMVPYAYGDFHRTLLAEVKAGRVSERRVDDAVSRILTQKFKLGLFEQPYAATGGIDDIGSPAHRAAAREAVAKSQVLLKNKGGVLPLKRSQKVYVAGSNADDIGNQSGGWTITWQGSSGDITEGTTILEGIRKAGGAKRVTYSKDASAPTAGHDVGVVVVGETPYTEGFGDVGNGHDLELSDADKAAVDKVCGAMKCAVLVVSGRPQLIGDRLGAMDALVASWLPGSEGDGVADVLYGKRPFTGRLPVTWPRSEAQLPINVGDTSYDAQFPYGWGLTTKGAKGAAPERGAPAAALKARQLVQAKVGQEVRMTEAVAKPFAEADHLLLTGHYTEALAKLGEAYRAA comes from the coding sequence ATGCAGTCCTCGATGCAGTCCTCGATGCGGTCCTCGACGCACGACCGAAGCACCCAACGCACCCCACACGCCCGAAGAACGCCGCTCCTGGCCTCGGCCGTCCTGCTGGCCGGCCTGCTCCCCTCGCCATTCGCCGCGACGGCAACGGCGACAGCCGCCGGCCCCCCGACCGTGCGCACGGACGCCGCCGTCTACCCAGTGGCCGAGGGCGACACGGCCCACATCCGCGTCACCGTCACCGGCACGGTCACGAAGCCGGTCACCGTCACGTACGAGACGACCGCAGACCGCGACCACACCCCGGCCCACGGCACCCTCACCTTCCCCCCGGGCACCCCCTCCGGCAGCACCCGCACCATCACCGTACGCACCCTCCCCGACAACTCCCCGGAGACGGCGGAGACGATCCCGGTCAAGCTCACCGTCACCGGCGCCAAGGCCCCCGCCACCATCCCGAAGGCCGTCATCGGTGCCCACGGCCTGCCCTACCTGAACCCGAAGCTGCCCATGCGCAAGCGGGTCGCGGACCTCCTCTCCCGGATGACCCCGGAGGAGAAGGCCGGCCAGATGACCCAGGCCGAGCGCGGCGCCCTGGCCACCCCCGACGACATCACGGCGTACGGCCTCGGCTCGATCCTCTCCGGCGGCGGCTCCGCCCCGGCGCGGAACACCCCCGAGGCCTGGGCCGAGATGATCGACGGCTTCCAACTCCGCGCTCTGTCCACACGGTTGCAGATCCCGCTCATCTACGGCGTGGACGCGGTCCACGGCCACAACAACCTGGCCGGCGCCACGATCATCCCGCACAACATCGGCCTGGGCGCCACCCGAGATCCCGAACTCGCCCATCGGATGGGTGAGTTGACGGCGGCCGAGACCCGGGCCACCGGCATCCCGTGGGACTTCGCCCCCTGCCTGTGCGTGACGCGCGACGACCGCTGGGGCCGGGCCTACGAGTCCTTCGGCGAGGACCCGGCGCTCGTGGAGTCCATGGAGACGATCATCCAGGGTCTCCAGGGCGCCCGCGACGGACGGGACCTGGACCGGTCCGACAAGGTTCTCGCCACCGCCAAGCACTTCGTCGGCGACGGCGGCACCGAGTACGGCTCGTCCACGACCGACGCGTACACGATCGACCAGGGCATCACGAAGGTCACCCGGCAGGAGCTGGAGGCGGTGCACCTCGCGCCGTACCAGGAGGCCGTGGACCGGGGCGTCGGCTCCGTCATGCCGTCCTTCTCGTCCCTCGACATCCTCGGCGACGGCAAGGGCGCGGTGAAGATGCACGCCCGCGCGGACATGATCAACGGCGCACTCAAGGACCGCATGGGCTTCGACGGGTTCGTCATCAGCGACTGGCAGGCCATCGACCAGATCCCCGGCGACTACGCGAGCGACGTCCGTACGTCGATCAACGCGGGCCTCGACATGATCATGGTTCCGTACGCGTACGGCGACTTCCACCGCACCCTGCTCGCCGAGGTCAAAGCGGGCCGCGTCAGCGAGCGGCGCGTGGACGACGCCGTCTCCCGCATCCTCACCCAGAAGTTCAAGCTGGGCCTCTTCGAGCAGCCGTACGCCGCCACCGGCGGCATCGACGACATCGGCTCGCCCGCCCACCGCGCGGCGGCCCGCGAGGCCGTGGCCAAGTCGCAGGTCCTGCTGAAGAACAAGGGCGGCGTCCTGCCCCTGAAGAGGTCCCAGAAGGTGTACGTGGCCGGCTCGAACGCCGACGACATCGGCAACCAGAGCGGCGGCTGGACGATCACCTGGCAGGGCTCGTCCGGCGACATCACCGAGGGCACGACCATCCTGGAGGGCATCCGGAAGGCCGGCGGCGCGAAGCGGGTGACGTACTCGAAGGACGCCTCCGCCCCGACCGCCGGGCACGACGTGGGCGTGGTCGTCGTCGGCGAGACCCCGTACACCGAGGGCTTCGGCGATGTCGGCAACGGCCACGACCTGGAGCTGAGCGACGCCGACAAGGCCGCCGTGGACAAGGTCTGCGGCGCCATGAAGTGCGCCGTGCTCGTCGTCTCCGGCCGCCCCCAGCTCATCGGCGACCGACTCGGCGCCATGGACGCGCTCGTCGCCTCCTGGCTGCCGGGTTCGGAGGGCGACGGCGTCGCGGACGTCCTGTACGGCAAGCGGCCCTTCACCGGCCGGCTCCCCGTCACCTGGCCCAGGTCGGAGGCCCAGCTGCCGATCAACGTCGGCGACACGTCGTACGACGCGCAGTTCCCGTACGGCTGGGGCCTGACGACGAAGGGGGCGAAGGGGGCGGCACCGGAGCGCGGGGCGCCCGCCGCGGCGCTCAAGGCACGGCAGCTCGTGCAGGCGAAGGTCGGCCAGGAGGTCCGAATGACCGAGGCGGTGGCAAAGCCCTTCGCGGAGGCCGACCACCTGCTGCTCACGGGCCACTACACGGAGGCACTGGCGAAGCTGGGGGAGGCGTACAGGGCGGCGTGA
- a CDS encoding S1 family peptidase, whose protein sequence is MKKLLTALKRCAVIGAAALAIASLQPVTAAEAAPAPVVGGTRAAQGEFPFMVRLSMGCGGALYTQQIVLTAAHCVSGSGNNTGITATAGVVDLQSTSGRVQVRSTKVLQAPGYNGTGKDWALIKLAQPINLPTLKIATTTQYNAGDFTVAGWGAAREGGAQQRYLLKATVPFVSDATCRAYGGSYSGLVASEEICAGFAQGGVDTCQGDSGGPMFRKDNAGAWIQVGIVSWGEGCARPNAPGVYAEVSTFASQIASAAATL, encoded by the coding sequence TTGAAGAAGCTCCTCACGGCACTCAAGAGATGCGCGGTCATCGGTGCCGCCGCGCTCGCCATCGCCAGCCTGCAGCCCGTGACGGCGGCCGAGGCCGCGCCGGCGCCGGTGGTCGGCGGGACGCGGGCCGCGCAGGGCGAGTTCCCGTTCATGGTCCGGTTGTCGATGGGCTGTGGCGGCGCGCTGTACACCCAGCAGATCGTGCTCACCGCCGCGCACTGTGTGAGCGGGTCCGGCAACAACACCGGCATCACGGCCACCGCCGGAGTCGTGGACCTGCAGTCCACGAGCGGCCGGGTCCAGGTGCGCTCCACCAAGGTCCTCCAGGCGCCCGGCTACAACGGCACCGGCAAGGACTGGGCGCTCATCAAGCTCGCCCAGCCGATCAACCTGCCGACGCTGAAGATCGCCACCACCACGCAGTACAACGCCGGTGACTTCACCGTCGCCGGCTGGGGAGCGGCCCGCGAGGGCGGCGCCCAGCAGCGCTATCTGCTCAAGGCCACGGTGCCGTTCGTCAGTGACGCCACCTGCCGCGCCTATGGCGGCAGCTACAGCGGACTCGTCGCGAGCGAGGAGATCTGCGCCGGCTTCGCCCAGGGCGGCGTCGACACCTGCCAGGGCGACTCCGGCGGCCCGATGTTCCGCAAGGACAACGCGGGCGCCTGGATCCAGGTCGGCATAGTCAGCTGGGGCGAGGGCTGCGCCCGTCCCAACGCCCCCGGTGTCTACGCCGAGGTCTCCACCTTCGCGTCCCAGATCGCCTCCGCGGCGGCCACGCTGTAG